One genomic segment of Ictalurus punctatus breed USDA103 chromosome 12, Coco_2.0, whole genome shotgun sequence includes these proteins:
- the LOC108272347 gene encoding MORN repeat-containing protein 3: MALIGKPKIKESRWKVVEKKTQKDGLLHTFYSPNGDQYTGEWRKNLRHGQGTQVWTSAKTMYEGEWKWDVRDGFGTLYKLQLPSERYLKVYLGNWRNDKKEGFGKYFYSSSSRYEGEWVRNERSGNGRMTYENGDVYEGEWFRDKPHGKGVLLLKNGNRYEGYMKDGKKQGHGRFVYKDMGQVYEGFWVDDVPKCGKLCEYNRKNIHTPELNPIPPVRLQDVHEVLREALGRFCSMT; encoded by the coding sequence ATGGCTTTAATCGGCAAACCAAAGATCAAGGAGTCCCGCTGGAAAGTTGTGGAGAAAAAGACTCAGAAGGATGGCCTCCTCCACACCTTCTACAGCCCCAATGGAGATCAGTACACCGGAGAGTGGAGGAAAAACCTGAGGCATGGACAGGGAACTCAGGTGTGGACGAGTGCCAAAACGATGTATGAAGGTGAATGGAAATGGGATGTGCGTGATGGTTTTGGGACGCTCTACAAACTGCAGCTGCCATCTGAGCGGTATTTAAAAGTGTATTTGGGGAACTGGAGAAACGATAAGAAAGAGGGGTTTGGAAAATATTTCTACAGCTCTTCATCCCGATATGAGGGGGAGTGGGTGAGGAATGAGAGGAGCGGAAATGGGAGGATGACTTACGAGAATGGAGATGTTTATGAAGGAGAGTGGTTCAGGGATAAACCCCACGGCAAGGGCGTGCTGCTCCTCAAGAACGGGAACAGGTATGAAGGCTACATGAAGGATGGGAAGAAACAAGGACACGGACGCTTTGTCTACAAGGACATGGGTCAGGTGTACGAAGGCTTCTGGGTAGATGATGTGCCCAAGTGTGGGAAGCTGTGTGAGTACAACAGGAAGaatatacacacacctgagcTGAACCCGATTCCACCGGTGAGGCTGCAGGATGTCCACGAGGTACTAAGGGAGGCACTCGGCCGTTTCTGCAGCATGACATGA